The Diabrotica virgifera virgifera chromosome 4, PGI_DIABVI_V3a genome segment ttatgttctatttcttttctgattttcatttctattatggtttcgtatacttttgctgctacacatagtagtgatatacctctatagttcttccagtctcttgtgtttcctttcttgtatataggtataatttactgcatttgtccattctctgggtattacttttctcttccatattaggttatatatgtataacaatttttcttttgcttttactcCTATGTATTTCATCAgttctggtgctacttcatcgcttcctggtgcttttccaatctttatctttcttattgcttcttctagttcttctttttctatagtttctggattttccgtgttttCATGGATACTCTCTTGATGTGGCTTTCCTTCTCCATTGTATTCGCTTGATTTCCATTCAGTATCGGCTGgaaatgttccctccatctttccattattgtcttattgtcatttattattgttccttccttgttcattatttgtttcagtttcgtttctttgttgcttcttaggtttttcagtgttctataaaataattttacgttttctgtGCTCTCTTTCTTAACTATCTCTTCAACTTTTGTTCTTTGTCTcgtataattttcatatttttgttgtgttttgtcttgtatgtattctttccataatttcttcttttcttttatttctcttttcacttcatcgttccacTATGATGTTCGTTTCCCTCTGTTGTTATTTTTTGTAGTTCCACATattgatttagctgtttttatcatcgcatttttaaattttccccattctttctctagcccttctgtgtatcttattttcgttgtttcttcccttagtttataaatttttattatttctttgtgttttctgtttatgttctcatttctttttatttcttttcttttgcttttgaatgtAGTTTCTAGTAGATAGTAGTCACTACCAATTTCATAACTCCTTttcacccttacgtctcttatccagttcttctctgttttttgcactatagtatagtctataattgattgttCGTCTCTTGATTTTACTTCTCTTGTGACCTTGTGTATCCTTTTATGTTGGAAGtgtgtgttcataatcaccaggttattgtctagacagaattcaagtagtaattttccatttttgtttattttttcctccccataAGGTCCTATGACATTGTTCCATTTTTCTGCTTCTTTCCCCACTCTACTGTTAGTCTCCTGTAATCACAATTTTCTCTGTACAATCatttatcacttcttgtaatttgtcccagaactcattcttttcgttttttgatgcgtcttcatctggtccatagcatatgattaggtttgtattgatttcctctgtatccatatatatgtctagtcttagtatacgttcgttgtaatatatccatttttttactttgttgatacTGTCCTTAATCATGCTTGAGCTCTCTTCGTTTCTTCCACTCCACTGTATATTAGTAACATtccgttttctaatattattgatcctcttccttttttctttgtctctgttatagctagtatttcaatgttcttatctctaatttcttcccccagttctatttccttcccatttatacctcttacattccatgatgccattttcaaaattgttctgTTCTTTTCGGTGTTTAAGTTGcacttcaatttgtttttccttcCGTTTGTGTTATTATCTTTAAATCTGCTCATGTCCCTGTTCTGTGCCTGTTTTGTTTCTCGGTCCGTCATTGTGTTTTCTTCAGCTAGTTTTTTGAACAAGTTGGTTCTGTATTGTATGTTACTTTTTCTATCCggcttgttttttggttccatttcCACATAATGCCTTCAATAACTATGAAACCATATCCAATTTTTGCCCTTTTCCCATTAGTCTTTTCATCTGCTGCTATCTTCCTAATTTCTTTGTATTTCTATTTCTTTTAATGTTAGGTCAcattctatatatatatatatatatatatatatatatatatatatatatatatatatatatatactctaTGTTGCTTATAGTTCATTAGTTTACCCTTggctttcagtattttcattttatcttcgaattttttacattcgataacacacattgtttcatttatcttttgtaccctatttatttctgattttactCCCATTTTTGTTTCTATGAAATTCTCTAGTTGCTTTGCTTCTATTGTGTCTATTGGTAAGCCTCTCATTATtaggttatttttcttcttttctttctgacatgtttccaaggttatttctattttatctattttttgtttcatcgtagccatttctttctttagattttcattttctcttattatttctttcatttgcaatttgtattaaCTATTTTCCTTTCTAATTTCTTTTAGTTCCTCAATCATATTAcccattgtattttttatatcttccaggtccttgtttttctttttattatcgCTTGCTAATTGTCTCATTAGTTCCATCATTTCGTTTTGGCTGCTGGTTTCATTCGTTGATGGTTTCGACCTGTCTGGTGTTCGGTTCACTTTTCTGCTCCTGCTAAATATGTCTAGCTCCTCTTTGCTTTTTCTTTTACCGTCTTCATTAATGCTATCATTACCATCCGCCATCTTTCTTCTTATTCAAATAATTAAAGTACCtatgtatttataaatataaatatttgtaaCGGTTACGGATCGCGACAAGCGCCGCACCCATTTCAACAGTGAAATCCTAGCaatggacagcctaagtctgacgtcacaactgtcacaaaattgggaggagcttatattggctccaaacaattttgtttgtaacgtTAAATTGTCATTgtcaggaatttttcatttatgtgctttgtgtggcaaaataagacttcatttaggtatttcgttaaagaaacgtgttaattaagagatttttattcgtttttgctcaggtagtttttattccttagtggttgaaaataaacataacctcaaaactgtttacgttcttatcattgcattaaattaactcacctgGGCAAAAACGCATAAAAGTCTCTTAACTgacacgtttctttaactaaatacctaaatgaaaattcttattttgtcacacaaaccacgtaaacaataaatgaaaaattccttatgagtgtttaacaatataaacaaaattgtttggagccaaatataagctcctcccaattttgtgacgtcaagacttaggATGTCCATTCTCTATCCTAACTAGTTACGACTTCTACCGCTTGTAAATACATATCCAATCAATCAAAACAACAAATAACTTCAGCCTTTATAATTCTGTCTAGTTTTACCGAAACCTGTATTACGGACCTATTGTTTTTGTTGATAATTATTATTAGcgcatgtggtgagaccgctcccgtctaaaaaaaaatttctgattcggtttctttgtggattcctattcaaaaatgtcccctttaaacaaatcagaagggtgccgggcggaatttttgggcagaaattgtttaaacaatttttttaaacaaatacaaaagatcatgtgTTTTTGCTCTGGAATatatatttttcgattttttgggtcaatctaaacaagaattCTCTAAACAagaataatcttgtaatttttctcacaaattgatagttttggagttataggcgatttaaaatctgaaaaatgcgaaaatacgcattttcgaggcttcaaaactcatattcaaattagtatttttgaggttgtcagatacttaaattgatgactgaacattcagcttcaagattttGTACTATCAGAAgtcgcaaaggtcggacttatgttggggacgagaacgaaaaactgaccctaaatgggaagggccgtaaaatccacacccgtgGACTAAAATGGAGAGGTAATATAtagatggacgagtcttttcctaaactttaagatgggatttagcccaattttcaattcagtcaggtttagaaaatcgaaaatttcgtgtatatatagtgtcgcatgtaggggtgttgtgcgccactggcgagaactgccgttctctggtaattggCTTTTCTTGTAATACTATCGAAGAGTTAATTGTAGCAATTACTGGTGTATGATCAGAGGCAATATCAAAATTTTACTGTATGTCTAGGTATCCTTGTGCAAAATCTTTTGTAATGAAGAAATCTTCATATAAATATATGTGAAATTTTTGATACAGTTTTTCTATTATTGTGTgtattttttacgttttattgTTATTCTAGCATATTATATTTTGCTTTTAGTAAAAAACAAATTCTTATAATTTGGCTTTTATTTTAGATGCCCCACCTGATACTACAATGGAAGTTGCAAGTACCAAGCCATTCAATTCTGCCAAAGTACATTCGAAAGCATGTACTGATGAAAGACCATATAAATGCGAAATTTGTAATAATCTGTTTACTACAAAAGGTAATTTAAAGATACATATGAgaagtcacagtggtgaaaaaccttataattgtgaaatttgtagtaagcagtttactgcaaaaaatactttaaataatcatatgagaattcacactggtgaaaaacatAACTGTGAAATTTGTAATAAGCTGTTTATTACAAAAGGTAATTTAAAGATGCATATGAGAATTCACAGTGGTGAAAATCTTTATAAATgtaaaatttgtagtaagcagtttactgtaaaaaaaaatttaaataatcatatgagaattcacactggtgaaaaaccttataactGTGAAATTTGTAATAAGCTGTTTATTACAAAAGGTAATTTAAAGTTGCATATGagaattcacactggtgaaacaccttataaatgtgaaatttgtagtaagcagtttgGTCATCTAAGTGCTTTCAGTTATCATATGAaagttcacactggtgaaaaaccttataaatgtgaaatttgtaataaGCTGTTTATTACAAAAGGTAATGTAAAGATGCATATGAGAATTCATACTAGTGAaacaccttataaatgtgaaatttgtaataaGCTGTTTATTACAAAAGGTAATGTAAAGGTGCATATGAGAATTCATACTGGTGAaacaccttataaatgtgaaatttgtaataaGCTGTTTATTACAAAAGGTAATGTAAAGGTGCATATGAGAATTCATACTGGTGAaacaccttataaatgtgaaatttgtaataaGCTGTTTATTACAAAATGTAATTTAAAGGTGCATATGagaattcacactggtgaaacaccttataaatgtgaaatttgtagtaagcagtttactCTCTTCTCATATTTAAAGCGGCATACGAGAATCCACACCGgtaaaacttcttcttcttctaatggcgctacaaccctttgtgtGTCTTAAGGAAAATTCATATTTATCCGTTCGGGCATctgtttccgaaaaatattgattttatggttttaaatatgaacagtTCATACTGTCCAGGGCGTATAGTATCAGACAACtgtttgtaaaatcaggtttttatatttttcggaAATTAAACGCTACGTGCCCGAACGGATAATATGAATCTTCCTTTAGCCTGCTTAAGAATGTTcttcagtggcgacgcgtgactttttctaaagtgttttctaaaccagatgtaaaaaaatcttatttaaaaaaagattattttgaacctcccaaatataattttttgttttcaatcctgtgggataaaattaaacaaatcactattccaaAATTATATGTAATAGGTCAAATAGCATTTGTAGATTACAAAAAAGCTTTCGACACcatagaacacacggccgtaataaacgcaatgcaagattgtagaatagacagcggatatattaacttaataaaagaagcTCAAGAAGCCCAAACtattcaccttagttttggaggacgtttttaaGAACGTAAATTGGAAATGTAAGGGAATAAACATCgatggccgctacctcagtaatctacgatttgcggatgacataatcctgatggCTACTCTGCCCTCCGCATGGAAAACCACCGCATCTGCAGTACTTATTATAATGAGTAAATGGACTTCAAAGAATCTGCAACTTTTAAAAGGTgctaaaatttttataacaatgtacgccagtcaatgggagcataaataggatattacctccgaattctaccctactgcatggattttaattaaattttaggcctagcctctacttatctcctaattcaaagtctaccctttGCCGATGTGAGCTtctatcttgggggtggttcccaacCCCtccttaggggtggaaaattttttggttaaaattaccacggaagtAGCTAGAGAAcataattctgagcaaaaactgttgtataatttttttttgaaaactcaatactttttgagatattcatggttgaaaattgaccattttcattgaaacataataccttttcgaacggtttttgcgaataccttaaaaactatgcatctaactaaaaaagactatattaaacatttttgtaagttataaaaaaacaaagagagacttaccttcataaatcttctagttataatacaaaaagagatatggtaggtgaaaatagtttgttttttggtaaattctcaaattggtgtatttaacttgaaaaaaaaagagaaacagTCGGTTTTAGTTGtatgtataatgctactaatacctttggtagtgcttgaaaagacctttaaattgagctatattaaaggtccattacattaaaactaagcgagatatgctgcaaacaaaattgataactaatgtattttaagaaaaaatgagaagtaattttaacccccatccaccaaaatatAAATGCATGgatttccttctacaataccttttattatagtgttattgaagttatacttctttaggcgcga includes the following:
- the LOC126884123 gene encoding zinc finger protein 664-like isoform X2, with product MECNENIKDSRNQVILTGIKDEGDSLQKYNNIEVKSELNESSCSYGQESVLDEFSSVDIKIENNTLEDVSNEIKVETKTELEEHSIDAPPDTTMEVASTKPFNSAKVHSKACTDERPYKCEICNNLFTTKGNLKIHMRSHSGEKPYNCEICSKQFTAKNTLNNHMRIHTGEKHNCEICNKLFITKGNLKMHMRIHSGENLYKCKICSKQFTVKKNLNNHMRIHTGEKPYNCEICNKLFITKGNLKLHMRIHTGETPYKCEICSKQFGHLSAFSYHMKVHTGEKPYKCEICNKLFITKGNVKMHMRIHTSETPYKCEICNKLFITKGNVKVHMRIHTGETPYKCEICNKLFITKGNVKVHMRIHTGETPYKCEICNKLFITKCNLKVHMRIHTGETPYKCEICSKQFTLFSYLKRHTRIHTGKTSSSSNGATTLCVS